The Thermomonospora amylolytica sequence ATCCGCTCGTAGAGCCCGGACAGGGCCTGTTCGGTGGTCTGCGACCCGGAGTTCTGCTCCGGCGCGTACTCGGGAGTGCGCTCCTGGTCGCCGGTCGGCGGCACCTGGTGTGGCGCCATGGGAGGCGGCGCCACCCGCTCAGCGGTCGATGCCTGGGTCGTCGTCGAGGTGATGAGCACACCTCCGACGGCGGCCGTGCACAAGCCGACGGCTAGTGCATTCTGCATGGCCTTCATGTTGAGTGATCTCTCTCTCCGGCTGGCGAGGTCCCGGCGAACGAGACCCCCAGCGAGCCTGTAGTCACTCCTTGTTCATGGCTAATGACGGAGAGTCATAAACAGTGGCCTGCAGGAAAGACCGATCTATCCCCGCAGCGCGGGAACCCTTAGGCGGACGGACAGATGTTGTGCTGCAACCGGCGCAGCAGCAGCGCGATCTGCAGCCTCAGCCGACCCTCCGGCTCGTGCACCGACCAGCCCAGCAGATGCTCGGCCTGGGCCAGCCGGCTCTGCAGGGTGGAGTGGTGCACGTTGGCCACCGCCGCCGCGCCGCGCAGGCTGGCGGCGAACGCCACCGCGTCCAGGGTGGCGAGCATCCAGGGGGCGGCCGACGCCGCGCGTTCCAGCGTCCGCACGTCGGCGGCGGGCTCGCCGCCCGCCCCCACCGCCGCGGCCAGCACCGCCAGGCCGCCCAGCCGGTCGGCGTGGACCACCCGCGGCCCGGGATCCCGCTCGGTCCCCTCGGCGGTGAACCGCCACGCGGTCCGCGCCGCCGCCCAGGACGAGGGCAGCTCCAGCACCGGCACGGCGGGCCCGACCCCCGCACGATCCCCGGGGGCCAGCGCGCCGCCGTCCCGCACGATCCGCACGGCGGTGGGCAGCGGAGCGCGCGGAGCCCCGCCCACCGGACCCGTGCCCTCCCCGGCGGCGGACCGGGCGTCGGGCGGCAGCGGCTCGATGCGCGCCCGGCCGCCGTCCAGCACGATCACCCGCGCCTGCGCGGCGGCGTCCAGCCCGAGCCTGCGGGCGGCGGCCGACCGCGCGGCCGGGGTCGCCGCCGCGTCCAGCAGCACCTCGCCGAGGGCCTGGTCGGCGGCGTCGGCCCGGCCCCGGGTGCGGTCCAGCACGGTGCCGATCGCGGCGGCGGCCCGTTCCAGCACCATCGCCTCGACCACGCCCGCCGGACCGGGGCGTTCCAGCCACAGCGCGGGCGGCCCGCCCGGCTCCAGCGGAACGCACGGCCAGGACGGGTCGGGCGGCGCCCCGCGGTCCAGCCGCCGGCCCTGCGCGTCCATCCGCAGG is a genomic window containing:
- a CDS encoding helix-turn-helix domain-containing protein; its protein translation is MKELAGRLAALDPDASAAVQVIPYFDRLLAERAGLAALLRGAAVLTGHTARLADEDRRVHLRMDAQGRRLDRGAPPDPSWPCVPLEPGGPPALWLERPGPAGVVEAMVLERAAAAIGTVLDRTRGRADAADQALGEVLLDAAATPAARSAAARRLGLDAAAQARVIVLDGGRARIEPLPPDARSAAGEGTGPVGGAPRAPLPTAVRIVRDGGALAPGDRAGVGPAVPVLELPSSWAAARTAWRFTAEGTERDPGPRVVHADRLGGLAVLAAAVGAGGEPAADVRTLERAASAAPWMLATLDAVAFAASLRGAAAVANVHHSTLQSRLAQAEHLLGWSVHEPEGRLRLQIALLLRRLQHNICPSA